One segment of Halalkalicoccus tibetensis DNA contains the following:
- a CDS encoding redox-regulated ATPase YchF, protein MLSLALAGKPNAGKSTFYSAATRADVDMANYPFTTIDPNRGVSYVRTDCPCLAREERCDNENCREGKRYVPAELIDVAGLVPGAHEGRGLGNQFLDALTDADAIITVIDASGGTNAEGEPVDVGTYDPVEEIDFIEEEMDRWLAGIVDRNWESVERQSRSPGFDIDEAISEVLTGFGASEADVAVVLRELEYPENPREWTDEDRRALARLVRARTKPILVAANKADIAPAENIERLREAGEKAGRHVIPTTAEGELALRKGAETGLIEYDPGDPDFEVLGELSDAQRARLEELQGTMGEYDGTGVQAALDTAVYDLLDRFTAYPVQNETHWTDGQGRVLPDAFLLPAGSTPKDLAYAVHSDIGEGYLHAVDARSNRRVGEGHELSEGDVVKIVSTN, encoded by the coding sequence ATGCTCTCGCTCGCGCTCGCCGGCAAGCCCAACGCCGGCAAGTCGACCTTCTACAGCGCCGCGACCCGCGCGGACGTCGACATGGCGAACTACCCGTTCACGACGATCGACCCCAACCGGGGAGTGAGCTACGTCCGCACCGACTGCCCGTGTCTCGCCCGCGAGGAACGCTGTGACAACGAGAACTGTCGTGAGGGGAAGCGCTACGTCCCCGCCGAGCTGATCGACGTCGCCGGGCTGGTTCCGGGCGCTCACGAGGGCCGCGGGCTAGGCAATCAGTTTTTGGACGCGCTCACCGATGCCGACGCGATCATCACCGTCATCGACGCCTCCGGCGGGACGAACGCCGAGGGCGAGCCCGTCGACGTCGGCACGTACGACCCCGTCGAGGAGATCGACTTCATCGAGGAGGAGATGGACCGCTGGCTCGCGGGGATCGTCGATCGCAACTGGGAAAGCGTCGAGCGCCAGTCCCGGTCGCCGGGCTTCGACATCGACGAGGCGATCTCGGAGGTCCTGACGGGCTTCGGCGCGAGCGAGGCCGACGTCGCGGTCGTGTTGCGGGAACTCGAGTACCCCGAGAACCCACGGGAGTGGACCGACGAGGACAGGCGGGCGCTCGCCAGGCTCGTCCGCGCGCGGACGAAACCCATCCTCGTGGCCGCGAACAAAGCCGATATCGCACCCGCCGAGAACATAGAACGGCTGCGCGAAGCGGGCGAGAAGGCGGGCCGGCACGTGATCCCGACCACCGCCGAGGGCGAGCTCGCCCTGCGAAAGGGGGCCGAGACGGGACTGATCGAATACGACCCGGGCGACCCCGACTTCGAGGTTCTCGGGGAACTCAGCGACGCCCAGCGGGCGAGACTGGAGGAACTTCAGGGGACGATGGGCGAGTACGACGGAACCGGGGTACAGGCCGCCCTCGATACCGCGGTCTACGACCTGCTCGACCGTTTCACGGCCTACCCCGTCCAGAACGAGACGCACTGGACCGACGGGCAGGGTCGGGTCCTGCCCGACGCCTTCCTCCTGCCGGCGGGCTCGACGCCGAAGGACCTCGCGTACGCCGTCCATAGCGACATCGGCGAGGGCTACTTGCACGCTGTCGACGCCCGTTCGAACCGCCGAGTCGGCGAGGGCCACGAACTGAGCGAGGGCGACGTGGTCAAGATCGTGAGCACCAATTGA
- a CDS encoding DUF6176 family protein, with the protein MVDVVLLRLRVRSGWPRLVMGLLVRIFRLEQRIMNEGGTIGETFRNWVNAQFEPILVNEGMYTESAFLGREDDDICLFWYMEADDVEAVYEAFDASDHPVTSERAIGWFFENPEKVLTADVESDYPLLLHAWHPDRP; encoded by the coding sequence ATGGTGGATGTCGTCCTGCTTCGGCTCAGGGTGCGATCCGGATGGCCGCGACTGGTGATGGGACTTCTCGTCCGGATCTTCAGGCTCGAACAACGCATCATGAACGAGGGTGGAACGATCGGGGAGACCTTCCGGAACTGGGTGAACGCACAGTTCGAACCGATCCTCGTCAATGAAGGGATGTATACTGAATCCGCCTTTCTGGGTCGGGAGGACGACGATATCTGTCTGTTCTGGTATATGGAAGCGGACGATGTCGAAGCCGTGTACGAGGCGTTCGACGCCTCGGACCACCCCGTGACGAGCGAACGGGCCATCGGCTGGTTCTTCGAGAACCCTGAAAAGGTCCTCACGGCTGACGTCGAAAGCGATTATCCACTTCTCTTGCATGCCTGGCATCCCGATAGACCGTGA
- a CDS encoding GNAT family N-acetyltransferase, with amino-acid sequence MELVEATADDLDALANRWYDLGTGMEEYSELNELAYTDVDEVPDDGFRAHLDSEDVTDYLVVHEDETVGFVTLREGRHPSRQYSNYLRIVNVAIDEADRSRGHGTAVIERVKELARERGCDHIKVSCEWHNEGARRFYRDAGFEPKQVDYAQPLE; translated from the coding sequence ATGGAGCTCGTGGAAGCCACCGCGGACGACCTCGATGCGCTCGCCAACCGTTGGTACGACCTCGGGACGGGAATGGAGGAGTACTCCGAGCTGAACGAGCTCGCCTACACGGACGTCGATGAGGTCCCCGACGACGGCTTCCGCGCTCACCTCGACAGCGAGGACGTCACGGACTACCTCGTCGTTCACGAGGACGAGACCGTCGGCTTCGTCACGCTCCGCGAGGGTCGTCACCCCTCCCGGCAGTACTCGAACTACCTCCGTATCGTGAACGTCGCCATCGACGAAGCCGATCGGAGCCGAGGTCACGGCACGGCGGTCATCGAGCGCGTAAAAGAACTCGCTCGCGAACGGGGCTGTGACCATATCAAAGTCTCCTGTGAGTGGCACAACGAGGGCGCACGCCGGTTCTATCGCGATGCGGGTTTCGAGCCGAAGCAGGTCGACTACGCACAGCCTCTAGAGTAA
- a CDS encoding ribbon-helix-helix protein, CopG family, translating to MTDRVTVSLDDDSRAALEALLSETGGGQSAVIRRALTFYAANFEAAETDVSADLQQYHRLLSTGEHVLLDVDFLHCFLDHVYREGEPDPEFRTAADRVADFHAAEYAERFSELGEVLEWLSLCGFLTVRGVENGAYHVVFPSEPTKRFMLRFIERSTAELPFELAIEEGVAKALLSEELDE from the coding sequence ATGACAGATCGTGTGACCGTATCGCTCGACGATGACTCGCGGGCTGCCCTTGAAGCCCTGCTCTCCGAGACCGGCGGGGGCCAGAGCGCCGTGATCCGTCGGGCGCTGACCTTCTACGCCGCGAACTTCGAGGCCGCAGAAACGGACGTGAGCGCCGACCTCCAGCAGTACCACCGCCTGCTCTCGACGGGCGAGCACGTCCTGCTCGACGTCGACTTCCTGCACTGCTTTCTCGATCACGTCTACCGCGAGGGCGAGCCCGACCCCGAATTTCGGACCGCGGCGGACCGGGTCGCGGACTTCCACGCCGCGGAGTACGCCGAGCGGTTCTCCGAGCTGGGCGAGGTCCTCGAGTGGCTCTCACTGTGTGGCTTCCTCACCGTTCGCGGGGTCGAAAACGGTGCCTATCACGTCGTCTTCCCCTCCGAACCCACGAAACGGTTCATGCTGCGCTTCATCGAGCGCTCGACGGCCGAGCTCCCCTTCGAACTGGCGATCGAGGAGGGGGTCGCGAAGGCACTGCTGAGCGAAGAACTGGACGAGTGA
- a CDS encoding Nramp family divalent metal transporter has product MALMDRLRAIGPGAIVAAAFVGPGTVTTASVIGAEYAYVLVWTIVFSVVATIVLQEMSARLGLVSREGLGEALRAEFDNPAAKTASVVLVVSAIGVGTAAFQTGNIVGGAAGLATITGVGANVWGPLIGVVAAALLWTGNYKLIERTFVGLVIVMGLAFVANAILVRPDLGALGGGFVPTIPAGSAYLIAGLIGTTVVGYNLFLHASTVQERWDGPAELAECRTDTIASVVFGGAITLSIVVTAAAVFPAGTEIGDVGAMAAQLEPVFGGWALSFFAVGLFAAGFTSAMSAPLAGAYATAGALGWERDLTSTRFRAIWITILGTGTVFSGLGYDPVQVIVFAQVANGILLPILAMFLIYAMNNDALLGEHTNSTLQNALGAIVTLVVIGIGLQTLYDVLLL; this is encoded by the coding sequence ATGGCACTGATGGATCGGCTGCGGGCGATCGGGCCGGGAGCGATCGTGGCGGCGGCGTTCGTCGGCCCCGGGACGGTAACGACCGCGAGCGTCATCGGGGCGGAGTACGCCTACGTGCTCGTCTGGACGATCGTCTTCTCGGTGGTGGCGACGATCGTCCTCCAGGAGATGAGCGCGCGGCTCGGGCTCGTTTCCCGGGAGGGGCTCGGCGAGGCGCTGCGCGCGGAGTTCGACAACCCCGCCGCGAAGACCGCGAGCGTCGTGCTCGTCGTGAGCGCGATCGGCGTCGGCACCGCGGCCTTTCAAACGGGGAACATCGTCGGTGGCGCGGCCGGGCTGGCGACGATCACCGGCGTCGGCGCGAACGTCTGGGGGCCGCTGATCGGGGTCGTCGCGGCGGCGCTGCTCTGGACGGGGAACTACAAGCTGATCGAGCGCACCTTCGTCGGGCTGGTGATCGTCATGGGGTTGGCGTTCGTCGCGAACGCGATCCTCGTCCGGCCCGATCTGGGCGCGCTCGGCGGCGGGTTCGTCCCGACGATCCCGGCGGGCTCGGCCTACCTGATCGCCGGGCTGATCGGGACCACCGTGGTAGGGTACAACCTCTTCCTGCACGCGAGCACCGTCCAAGAGCGCTGGGACGGGCCCGCGGAGCTCGCCGAATGTCGCACCGACACGATCGCATCGGTGGTCTTCGGCGGCGCGATCACCCTCTCGATCGTCGTCACCGCCGCCGCGGTGTTCCCGGCCGGCACCGAGATCGGCGACGTCGGCGCGATGGCCGCCCAGCTCGAACCCGTCTTCGGGGGCTGGGCGCTGTCCTTCTTCGCGGTCGGCCTCTTCGCTGCGGGCTTCACCAGCGCGATGAGCGCGCCGCTCGCGGGTGCCTATGCCACCGCCGGGGCGCTCGGCTGGGAGCGCGACCTCACCTCGACGCGGTTTCGCGCGATCTGGATCACGATCCTCGGCACGGGGACGGTGTTCTCGGGGCTCGGCTACGACCCCGTTCAGGTGATCGTCTTCGCGCAGGTCGCGAACGGGATCCTCCTGCCGATCCTGGCGATGTTCCTCATCTACGCGATGAACAACGACGCGTTGCTCGGCGAGCACACCAACTCCACCCTACAGAACGCCCTGGGGGCGATCGTGACGCTCGTCGTGATCGGCATCGGGCTACAGACGCTCTACGACGTCCTGCTGCTATGA